DNA from Magnolia sinica isolate HGM2019 chromosome 19, MsV1, whole genome shotgun sequence:
TCTGTTATGTGGTATGCTCTGGATCTTAAATCATTTATATTGTCTATGGTTTTTATGCTCTTTTCAGTTTCTTGATCGTGTAACCTAAAACTAGTTGAGAGTTGTTTGTGTTTAGGAGTGTAAGATCATATATCATGTAATGTCAGTGGTGGTCTCTTTATACTTTATATCATATGCATTTGGTCTCAAGATCCTGGTAACTCTATGTGAGTAGTTTTGGACCCGAGCAATTCTGAACAATACCTCTCGAGTTTTGGACCTGAGCAATTCTGAACAATACCTCACGAAATATACATGTAGGTTATACTAGTTCTATTCCACCCGATCTCAAGCATGCAGAGCTAAAATGGATGACTCTTTGCCATTCATAGATAAACTTCATAGAATCCATATCCACTGTCAGCAACTTCCCCTCGATATAATTATGACTGGAGCAAGGTTCTAAAACACGAACTCGACTCTCTGTGGCCCCAATCCGAGGTCTTCGACTTCAACATGGGGCAACTGTCTGATTATTTAATTGAGGTTTTCCAGTTTTGAAAATGATTATGCTGTAAGTTGATTTTCATGTATTCAATCTCTATTTCAAACTTCTGAAAACCATGTTGAGTGAAGTCCACTGCATACCTAGTAAAACAAGAAATATAATCAGCAATAACCAGTCATTGATCTGATCTGCGTATGGCACCCAGCCTGCTCCAGTGCAGATTCAAAGAAACCTCCACCATTAATCCTTGAATCCATCAACGGTGGAGAAAACTGCATGATTATGTCTCTTAATGTCACAACACCAGTCACGTGCTTAGACTCGTCAACTATGAAACTGCAACTGTTTTTTGTTGCCATCAGGTTTTCCATTGCTTTCTTGAGGGTGTCAGTCATCCGGTTGGTTACTGGGTCCATTCTCTGGAGAAATTTGCTTTTCAGACAGAGAATTCCAGCTGAGAGAAGAGCTCCAAGATCTCCTTCAGTTGTCGGGTCTGAGCTCTGGTTGTTTCTTCTGGCATCCAAATTGATGAATTCTTCAACCGTCAGACTCCTGCAAGCAATGTCATATGCATCCATTATTACATCTGAGTATGTTTCAGTAAGATGTCCATGTATTTTCAATCATCATTGAAATAGCACTTGCTGCCTATTAAAACGCTGATACTCAATCATTTCTCCAACTATTTCAAACTATAGTAGCGATTATGTAATCTCAACTTCATGTCAGAAAAGTTCAAACTTATATTTTGGATCTTGATCAACCaacaaatggaaggtagaacttacTTTCTGTTGATGAAGAGATCATCGTCATCCAGTAGAAAGTGGATGTCATAATTCCTCACATTTCCTATCAGAGTTTTAGTTTTCATGTCCACCACCGGAACTACATCAATTCGATTTTCCACAAGCTGTTCACATCAATGCCATGACCATTGTTCTCAATCctgaaggaaaaagaaagagagagagagagagtgtgtggtaGCATTTTCTTTAGAATCATACTGAAATTAAACTGAAGTACCTGACGGGCATTTCATGAGAGTTGCAAGGTCACTATGGTAGAGTTGTTAATGTCCTGTTTGCCCAACAGTTGATCCatgtcccacacatgtaggtTGGTCCTGCATCTATGAGAATGGTCTAACAAGCTGTTATTTGAAGTATTATTCATAGCTTCATCCATCTAATAGAAGTTACAGCAAGTCATGGTACACATTAAGCCTATGTTCCAGTTCTAAAGGAGGGTTTCCTCCTCCCGGCTACATTCGCCTGTGTCTCAAAAATACTTTCGTTTTCTTTGATAGGAGTTTTATCATTTTACTCTCTGTTGCTCAAGGATTGTTTGGTTGGCACTCAGGATTTGGCACCAATCAATTTGTTCCTCTGGGCTTCACCCTAGATGCCAAATACCGTCATGAATTTTGTCTGGTCAGTGTTGGGTCATTCTAAGCCAATCAATTGTTACCAGAGAAGGCTGACTAACATAATCTCCAAGAATCACTAAGTGAAGATCTTACATCCCTATCCTACCCTAATTCCCTGTATGAGGCTGGCTACCTACCCTCCTACCAGCAGACATGGATGCCAACATTTGCCACATGTGTAATACACTTATCAGGCCATCTCTTTTGTGCACTCCTGGGCCAACCAGCCTGTTGAGGCCCGGACCTCTATATGGTGTGGCATgcatgatgaatgggttggactgCACATGCGCATCACAGTGGCACATGTGCCTACATTCAAGTGTGTGGGTGGAAAGGCGTGTCTAAGCTTAACAAGCACACAAAAAACTTCGCGTGaaacaaaactcatgtggccccatgaatgtttcaacggtgttctttcaattcccactttttcatcccgtgtggctcacttgagttttggatccacttcattttttgtcccCTGTTCTAagatgagctgtcaaaacagatggacggtgaggatttggaacttcctgctaaaggctgtcacaggaaatccgcatcctctCATTCTTAACTTCATTACTTAACTAGAAACTGATTAGATTTCATTGACTGTAAGGTCTAACCAGTGCGCATTGTGGATGTTTAttaccatagttcaaaaacttaaAAGCCTGATTTGACTGAATGTGCAGCCAGGTAGAGTCAAATTGAAGACTCAGATGAGTCTTGGCTTGATATTTAATATTAATTGTTTATTTGGTATCGTAGTAATAAGTGTCTAAAATGGCTATATGGATACAAAAAATAGCTTTAGTTCATGCAACTGCAGCCTGTAGCACTCTGGATGGAGAATGGAGATAATGTCCTCTCTGTGAGAGGTCACAGGTTCAGAACATAGTGCTTTTTGTGATGAAAAACTGTTTCCAACCGAGTAACTTGGATCGAATAGTCACAAGTCATGTCAAGTGgaccgagttttagaactatgtttAATACCAGTCAACATGGATGTATGCACCCACTACACTTCTAGTCATGTTGAAAGGATCTAGTAAATCCTTGACTATGGGGAGTACCATTGTGAGGAAGCCGGTGACAAGTGAGGCTTTCTGGTCCATGACGGAGATGACTTTCAACGGATGCTTCACAAAGAGTAACAGGACATGAAAGAGGGTGTCATCTGAATGCACAGGGAAGAAAGGATTCCACATAAATGACTTGGCCAATTCTCCCATCTGCTCAAGATCGTGAGGATCAACAGTTAAGATGGTATATATTGGACCGATTAAGTATGGATGTAGAACCATAGTGTGGTATTTTCcagaaaatattaaaataaaaacagCTCGTTTTCCAAATCATGGTGAGATCAAAGGTTTATTATGTACTTAAAATTCGATTCATGTACCTTAGTTCTTCCAATATGAGAGATTTGTTCAAGCATGGAGAAAAACCCACTGCAATTGCTGTCTTTTGATTCTGCATTGGCTTTATCACATTCCTTATAGAatggaaataaaaaattaagTTTGAGCCTTTTCTAGTTATGGGAatcccaaatccatggatttacaCATGAATATTCAGGAAGAAAATTATCATGAATTTCTAAATATATAGATTTCTCTAGAACTTCTTGGAACAATAGTAACTTTGATGGTTGAAAATCATGCATCCAAAATCTCACATAGTAGGATGGAAAGGGAACTGGATATATACCTCAATAGACCATAGAACCATGCTATAAAAATCAATGAAACCGATATTGCGCTCCAAAAATTTCTGATCTCCAGAGTCCGAGACATCTGTGATTGGGGCACCAGATACGTTCCTTTCATACAGAAAAGGGATTGCATCTTGCAAGCAGTCATTGAGATTCAACTCCAAAACTATCCAAGAAGAGtgaatagattgagatttttcatCGGTAAGCCATATGCACTGGTAATTAGATTGTGAGGGTAGAAGAAATCCAATTCAAGATAACTAGCTAgggatggagaaaaaaaaaaagccaagtcCCCAAGAAAAGGAAATACACAAGTTCATAAACCATGTCAGGATAATGCTTTTGCATATTCCCTTTTTAAATAAGTTTCACTGATCAATACTGCATATctatgatcatcatcatcttgacctTTTCACCAACAATTCGGGTGGGTTTTAAATTTAGATTGGCAACAGTTTTACGATCAGGTGCCCACCAGAAATGAATCTTCCTCTTTTACCCAGGCTCTTGCAACAGCCCATGATAGAGGCTCACATTGACACCACTAGTAAGTCAACAAGTTCCACCCAGTATTAACCCCAACCTGCCTATTAGATTCACGCTCCGAAAGGCAAGCAACGAAAATGGGGTGTGGTGCGTGCGAGTGTGTGTCCTACATTGCACTTCAGCAGAATTATTGCCTGCGACCAACAACAGGGAATTTGTGAACATTTCATGTCTAGAGGATGCAGTGCTAGACGAGCACGCTAAGCATGAACCAATACTGGAACTCTGTACCTACATTAATTCGGGGTAGTAATTCGGGGTAGCCCAATAGAGACTTGAGGAAAGAAAAGAGTAGGAAAAATGTCCATAATCTAACCTGGTAAAGAAAACCGCCTGTGCCAGCAAAACTACCTCCCTCTATCACAATCATGGTTTTGAGACTCAGACAAGTCTAATACAGCTCGTTTGAGTCATCATGGATTCAGTAGAGTACCCAATCCAGTTTGATACCACGAGCCACCCCTGACTCGGGTGAGTTGGAGCTGATCAATGAGTCGTTCTGAGTCAGAGAGTCTCTTAACCATGATTACAATGCTACTCGGATCTTGCATTGGATGTGTGAGGTGTGCCACCTTGTTTGCACCCATGCATCCCAGAAGTTTCATACATGTACATCATACCCAATGCATTCCATCTTGGTTTCACTATTACTATTACTAATCTTTCATTTCTCCATTAATTGGTTTCCTGGATAGAACATGGAATTCGTACATGATTTGCCTTTTAAAGTTTGTAATGTGGTGATAAAGTATTGTGAAAAATGAACATCCAAATAACTTGGATGCATTGGTTCCTTTGTGATCTCCGTTGTTCCAAATGCAAGACGTTACATTCATAGTTCTAAACTCGTTGGATCGACTCAAAACAAGagcgagtcaactcgacttgtgAGTTGGAAAGTCAGTCCTGGGTCTGGCTCAATTCCGACCCAGCATGACTTGCATTGATTggaactgagttactcagtgagTCACAGTGTGAGCATTAATAAAATGTAAAATGGGGAGGGAATCAAACCCACAACCCGCAGGAAAGATGAACTCAACCAGTGAATCGATGACTGGTTTGATGACAGCATTTACATTTTATATTACCTATCTAACTATGTTAATAAATATCTACTCTAATCCTTAATTCTTTAAATTTATAGTTGTAAAATATTAAGTTGAGTCTGGTTGAGTTTTCAAGCAATCTGGCAAAAAATTGAGTAAGTCGAGTTATTGGATTTTCAAACCATGGTTACATTTGAAATGGCGGGAGAGAGGAATGATGGTACCAGGGGAATTGCTGATGCCAGGGATAGAACTGATGGGGATGTGATCGAGAAATAGCTGAAGTGCAGTGGTTGAATCGATTTCATGGTGACTTCCATCTTCTTCTGTGCCAGAGATGATGATGCTGCCCCTCTTCTCTGCCAATCCGCCTTCAGACTCCTTCATTACATTATCCACTTGCTTGAGATCCAtgacacacagagagagagagagagagagagagagagaggaggagcttGAATCACACACACCTGCTCGCCCTTTTCTTTCTTGCCTGACACTTGCGACTGTTTTGAAGTGTTGGTCttagttctttatttgttttgaaAAGCGTCGCATGGTGAGCTTATAACGATGGACAGAGCATTTTGGTGGCTGCCACACCCACATGTCTGCTTATATGAATTATTTTGTTAGCGCTGGCAATGGCGGCTCTACTAGGTTGTTCAGGCCCGGATTTTGAATGAATCGAAGCTGGGCCCGTCGGGCGGGCCAATTCAAATCATGGTTCACAGACTAAAAACTCGGCTTGACCTGATTGCTAGCCGAGTCGGGTCAACTCAAAGACTCAATCGAGTCTTTAATCGACTAAACCTggttttccttcctttttataGTCAAGACGTGCGGTCTCACCATTTTGGTTCAAGGCCCCCtatataattttaattttgaaacaaaaagcGGTTGATCAGCCTTGTAAATGGTCCGTTAATATCATTATTAGTTTCTTTTAAATCCTTCATTTTAATCTTTTCACCTTCTACTCAATTCTACTAATGGATGGCCCCACAAATCTCCATTATTTAAATTGCCctctaaaagatttttttttaaataaatgtttTTTTTAACTAAAAAGAAACATTTTTAATTCAGTTTGCCTAAAGAAAACTAGTTTTGTTTGCCTATTTTCTGAAATgtacatatttttaaaaaataagtagtTTTGCTATTGCGTTGTTATCAAATACTATTTGTAAAAACAAATGCTATtcaacaaaaaatttcatccAAAAGGTTAACAGAAGAATTATATGATCCACAGTCCAAGGATATGC
Protein-coding regions in this window:
- the LOC131235621 gene encoding SNF1-related protein kinase regulatory subunit gamma-1-like, whose protein sequence is MDLKQVDNVMKESEGGLAEKRGSIIISGTEEDGSHHEIDSTTALQLFLDHIPISSIPGISNSPGTIIPLSRHFKCNHGIGFLLPSQSNYQCIWLTDEKSQSIHSSWIVLELNLNDCLQDAIPFLYERNVSGAPITDVSDSGDQKFLERNIGFIDFYSMVLWSIEVYIQFPFHPTMNVIKPMQNQKTAIAVGFSPCLNKSLILEELRFGKRAVFILIFSGKYHTMVLHPYLIGPIYTILTVDPHDLEQMGELAKSFMWNPFFPVHSDDTLFHVLLLFVKHPLKVISVMDQKASLVTGFLTMVLPIVKDLLDPFNMTRSVVGAYIHVDWYCEQLVENRIDVVPVVDMKTKTLIGNVRNYDIHFLLDDDDLFINRKSLTVEEFINLDARRNNQSSDPTTEGDLGALLSAGILCLKSKFLQRMDPVTNRMTDTLKKAMENLMATKNSCSFIVDESKHVTGVVTLRDIIMQFSPPLMDSRINGGGFFESALEQAGCHTQIRSMTGYC